One Mycolicibacterium parafortuitum DNA segment encodes these proteins:
- a CDS encoding NAD(P)H-dependent amine dehydrogenase family protein, with protein sequence MTRVIQWATGVTGLMSLRHILDRPDLTVVGVRVYDPAKAGVDAGTLCGAGEAGVITTADRDAVLDTDADVVLYMGKVETDTPGCFADVCDLLASGKDVIATGSRFIHPRSLHASLADCIESACERGRSSFLGVGLYPGFFGESFAPLLSRLTQQTTRINVREVLNYSTYASHDLVFNAMGFGHAPDDPAPLLANPEYAASAWIGSATVLAQALGLRIRAVEGFREVVTTPRALTVAAGEIPAGTVGAMRFGVVVDCGETTISVEHLTRMADDLAPDWPTEIGYELALEGEPNMRLHLEIGSAGEDHSEQGCLATAMHAINAIPAVVAAEPGLYDLSTIAPFVAHWTNRDG encoded by the coding sequence ATGACGCGAGTGATCCAATGGGCAACCGGTGTGACCGGTTTGATGTCGCTGCGCCACATCCTCGACCGGCCGGATCTCACGGTCGTCGGTGTCCGGGTCTACGACCCGGCGAAAGCCGGAGTCGACGCCGGCACCCTGTGCGGTGCCGGCGAGGCCGGGGTGATCACCACCGCCGATCGAGACGCCGTCCTCGACACCGATGCCGACGTGGTGCTGTACATGGGCAAGGTGGAAACCGACACGCCAGGGTGCTTCGCCGACGTCTGTGACCTACTCGCGTCGGGCAAGGATGTCATCGCCACCGGCAGCAGATTCATCCACCCGCGCTCCTTGCACGCATCGCTGGCCGACTGTATCGAGAGCGCCTGCGAACGAGGCCGGTCCTCGTTTCTCGGGGTGGGGCTGTACCCCGGCTTCTTCGGCGAGTCGTTCGCGCCGCTGTTGTCGCGACTCACGCAGCAGACGACCCGGATCAACGTCCGCGAAGTGCTCAACTACTCCACCTACGCCAGTCACGACCTCGTCTTCAACGCCATGGGTTTCGGTCATGCACCCGATGACCCCGCCCCGCTGCTCGCCAACCCCGAGTACGCGGCGAGCGCGTGGATCGGCAGCGCGACGGTGCTCGCGCAGGCGCTCGGACTGCGCATTCGCGCGGTGGAGGGTTTCCGGGAGGTTGTGACGACGCCGCGCGCGCTGACCGTCGCGGCGGGTGAGATCCCGGCCGGCACTGTCGGTGCCATGCGCTTCGGTGTCGTCGTCGATTGCGGGGAGACGACGATATCGGTCGAGCATCTCACCCGCATGGCCGACGATCTGGCCCCTGACTGGCCGACCGAGATCGGGTATGAACTCGCTCTCGAAGGCGAACCGAATATGCGTCTGCACCTCGAAATCGGTTCTGCCGGTGAGGACCACTCCGAACAGGGCTGCCTGGCCACCGCCATGCACGCGATCAATGCGATACCCGCAGTCGTCGCGGCGGAACCGGGGCTCTACGACCTCTCGACCATCGCGCCGTTCGTCGCGCACTGGACCAACCGCGACGGTTAG
- a CDS encoding NAD(P)H-dependent amine dehydrogenase family protein, whose translation MTTRVAQWATGAVGRAALAELIENPAFQLAGVLVYDPAKAGRDAGELCGLPPDTGVLATADKEQIFALGADVVIHAASKAHAVDTNADDICRLLASGTDVITTTSYNHLPTYGAETAQAFEQACRTGGSRFHAAGENPGFMFERLVATVTGLSKTIDRIDLYEATDVSAVDSRPMLVDLMGMGRPPEDVGVDSPIIKKLDMAYRQALNATADVLGITLSHIEISVDATTLPYDLDVLAGTIEAGTVVGQRFSWVGHWSGRPLLAIHEEWVLTRDLPQWGLVPLAQGEKAPLIRAVIKGVPSFELALDVGWDGQPPTGQHAQPGHLMIAMGAVRAIPYVRAQPPGIVTAPVFGAIRLAGADGV comes from the coding sequence TTGACAACACGCGTGGCGCAATGGGCGACGGGGGCGGTCGGGCGGGCCGCACTCGCCGAACTCATCGAGAATCCCGCTTTCCAGTTGGCCGGAGTTCTCGTGTACGACCCGGCCAAAGCGGGCCGCGACGCGGGCGAACTGTGCGGGCTGCCGCCTGACACCGGCGTGCTCGCGACAGCGGACAAGGAGCAGATCTTCGCCCTCGGTGCCGACGTCGTCATCCATGCCGCCAGCAAGGCCCACGCCGTCGACACCAACGCCGACGACATCTGCCGGCTGCTGGCCTCGGGCACCGACGTCATCACCACGACCTCGTACAACCACCTGCCCACCTACGGCGCCGAGACCGCGCAGGCCTTCGAGCAGGCCTGCCGCACCGGGGGGTCCCGTTTCCACGCCGCCGGAGAGAATCCCGGATTCATGTTCGAGCGCCTGGTGGCGACGGTGACCGGGCTGAGCAAGACCATCGACCGGATCGACCTCTACGAGGCCACCGACGTGTCGGCGGTCGACAGCCGCCCGATGCTGGTCGACCTCATGGGGATGGGGCGCCCACCCGAGGACGTCGGTGTCGACTCCCCGATCATCAAGAAGCTCGACATGGCGTACCGCCAGGCGCTCAATGCGACCGCCGATGTCCTCGGCATCACGCTCTCGCACATCGAGATATCGGTCGACGCGACCACGCTGCCGTACGACCTGGACGTGCTCGCCGGCACCATCGAGGCGGGAACCGTCGTCGGACAACGGTTCTCGTGGGTCGGCCACTGGTCGGGCCGGCCGCTGCTGGCGATCCACGAGGAGTGGGTGCTGACCCGCGATCTACCCCAATGGGGCCTGGTGCCGCTGGCGCAGGGGGAAAAGGCGCCGCTGATCCGGGCCGTGATCAAAGGCGTGCCGAGCTTCGAACTCGCCCTCGACGTCGGCTGGGACGGGCAACCGCCCACCGGGCAGCACGCGCAGCCAGGACACCTGATGATCGCGATGGGAGCAGTCCGCGCCATCCCGTATGTCCGGGCACAGCCACCTGGGATCGTCACCGCACCCGTCTTCGGGGCGATCCGTCTAGCAGGCGCCGACGGCGTGTGA
- a CDS encoding SDR family oxidoreductase, with the protein MPDASTLRVAVVGASAGLGRCIGMGLAKTGTRVAFLARRHDRLVDAAAEAGNGALAVACDVTDADACKRAVAEIVDDFGGLDALVYATGMGVLAPLTEMTAEQWGNLFATNVTGASLITAAAAPHLAAAAGSAVYLSSLSASYTSPWPFLGAYAVSKAALDKLVEAWRIEHPNIGFTRLAVGDCFGGPGDSQTEFNKSWDPQALENAIRFWMDNGYMQGGLVDADHLVEVVRSVLTCGNSSFIPYLTLAPRPSGAVAELRQW; encoded by the coding sequence ATGCCGGATGCGTCCACACTGCGAGTCGCCGTGGTCGGCGCGTCCGCAGGCCTGGGCCGGTGCATCGGGATGGGGCTGGCGAAAACGGGTACGCGGGTGGCTTTCCTCGCCCGGCGGCATGACCGGCTCGTCGACGCCGCGGCCGAGGCGGGCAACGGCGCGCTGGCCGTCGCCTGCGACGTCACCGACGCCGATGCCTGCAAACGCGCCGTGGCCGAGATCGTCGACGATTTCGGCGGTCTCGACGCCCTCGTCTACGCCACCGGGATGGGTGTGCTGGCACCGCTGACCGAGATGACCGCGGAACAGTGGGGAAACCTGTTCGCCACCAACGTCACCGGCGCCTCGCTCATCACCGCGGCGGCTGCGCCCCATCTCGCGGCGGCCGCCGGGTCGGCGGTCTATCTCTCGTCTTTGAGTGCGTCGTACACATCTCCGTGGCCGTTCCTCGGGGCGTACGCGGTGTCCAAGGCGGCGCTGGACAAACTCGTCGAGGCCTGGCGCATCGAACATCCCAACATCGGGTTCACCCGGTTGGCGGTCGGTGACTGCTTCGGCGGGCCGGGTGACTCGCAGACGGAGTTCAACAAGTCATGGGACCCCCAGGCGTTGGAGAACGCCATCCGGTTCTGGATGGACAACGGGTACATGCAGGGCGGTCTGGTCGACGCCGACCATCTCGTCGAGGTCGTGCGATCCGTACTCACCTGTGGCAACAGCAGTTTCATCCCCTACCTGACACTTGCTCCCCGGCCGTCGGGTGCGGTGGCCGAACTTCGACAGTGGTGA
- a CDS encoding 3-oxoacyl-ACP reductase family protein: protein MSTTPLAGRRALVTGGSRGIGAGIVRRLADDGAAVAFTYSASPAAADALVAELTGAGAKVVAIQADAAEREQNLAAVEHAVAELGGLDVVVNNAAVAHLAPFDEFPDEEFERLVAINIGGMYWTTRAAIKHLGKDARIINIGSINAERIPGPGLAVYGMTKGAVASFTRGLARDLGPRGITVNNVQPGPIDTDANPDQGDFAEGLKQITAQGRYGSTDDVAALVSFLAGPESGYITGAHLNIDGGFTV from the coding sequence ATGAGCACGACACCACTGGCAGGACGGCGAGCACTGGTCACCGGAGGTTCGCGAGGGATCGGCGCGGGGATCGTGCGGCGACTGGCCGATGACGGCGCTGCGGTGGCGTTCACCTATTCGGCGTCGCCGGCGGCAGCCGACGCGCTGGTCGCGGAACTGACCGGGGCCGGCGCCAAGGTGGTCGCCATCCAAGCGGACGCGGCCGAGCGTGAGCAGAACCTCGCCGCCGTCGAGCACGCGGTCGCCGAACTCGGGGGCCTCGACGTGGTGGTCAACAACGCCGCCGTCGCCCACCTCGCGCCGTTCGACGAGTTCCCCGACGAAGAATTCGAGCGCCTGGTCGCGATCAACATCGGCGGCATGTACTGGACCACCCGTGCGGCAATCAAGCACTTGGGCAAGGACGCGCGGATCATCAACATCGGCAGCATCAACGCCGAACGCATCCCCGGCCCCGGACTGGCGGTCTACGGCATGACCAAGGGCGCGGTGGCCTCGTTCACCCGGGGCCTGGCACGCGATCTCGGCCCCCGCGGCATCACCGTGAACAACGTCCAACCCGGCCCCATCGACACCGACGCGAATCCCGATCAGGGTGACTTCGCCGAAGGCCTCAAGCAGATCACCGCCCAGGGCCGCTACGGCAGCACCGACGATGTCGCGGCGCTGGTCAGCTTCCTGGCCGGGCCGGAGTCCGGCTACATCACCGGCGCCCATCTCAATATCGACGGCGGATTCACGGTCTGA
- a CDS encoding cytochrome P450 — protein MFEPASVEELEQSIRDAQDRFNRGMGADGDASPYPMLKQLRTQAPVHAGWPEMGMIGNSGDGPPTFTAYTFDTVKAIFTDNVTFSTRCYEDVVRPLQGPTILEMQDPDHVIYRKLHEFAFARSSMKRWDAELVGPLVERTIAAIKDAKRADLVDAVFMPIPVRVIAALLGLPDSDVLHFHRLAIDLLGFRGDMDCAMRASAKMKEYFVGILADRRRQPKDDMVSILATAEVNGVKMSDEQIYGFMRNLLPAGAETTSRSTASLAYALLTHPDQLDAVRADRSLLPQAIEEGIRWETPLLNFMREVTRETEIGGVRVPEGATMMLSLGSANHDESRWSEPEKFDIFRERKSHIGFAHGAHVCLGMHLARLETTKIFNALFDELPGLRLDPDAPRPYITGTMFRSPARLDVVWD, from the coding sequence ATGTTCGAGCCGGCGAGCGTCGAAGAACTCGAGCAGAGCATTCGCGACGCGCAGGACAGGTTCAACCGGGGTATGGGTGCCGACGGTGACGCGTCGCCGTATCCGATGCTGAAGCAGCTGCGCACACAAGCGCCGGTACACGCCGGCTGGCCTGAGATGGGCATGATCGGCAACTCCGGAGACGGACCGCCGACCTTCACGGCGTACACCTTCGACACCGTGAAGGCGATCTTCACCGACAACGTCACCTTCAGCACGCGTTGTTACGAAGACGTGGTGCGGCCGCTGCAGGGCCCCACCATCCTCGAGATGCAGGACCCGGACCACGTGATCTACCGCAAACTGCACGAATTCGCCTTCGCCCGCTCGTCGATGAAACGCTGGGACGCCGAACTCGTCGGCCCCCTGGTCGAGCGCACCATCGCGGCGATCAAGGACGCCAAGCGAGCCGACCTCGTCGACGCGGTGTTCATGCCGATCCCGGTGCGGGTGATCGCGGCCCTGCTCGGGCTTCCCGATTCCGATGTCCTGCACTTCCACCGACTCGCGATCGATCTGCTGGGATTCCGTGGCGACATGGACTGCGCGATGCGGGCATCGGCGAAAATGAAGGAGTACTTCGTCGGGATCCTGGCCGACCGGCGCAGACAGCCCAAGGACGACATGGTGTCCATCCTGGCGACCGCAGAGGTCAACGGCGTGAAGATGTCCGACGAGCAGATCTACGGTTTCATGCGGAACCTGCTTCCCGCGGGCGCCGAGACGACGTCGCGTTCGACGGCCAGCCTGGCCTACGCGTTGCTCACCCATCCCGATCAGCTCGACGCGGTGCGTGCCGATCGCAGTCTGCTGCCGCAGGCCATCGAGGAGGGAATCCGCTGGGAAACTCCGCTGCTCAACTTCATGCGCGAGGTCACGCGGGAGACCGAGATCGGCGGGGTACGGGTTCCCGAGGGGGCGACGATGATGCTCAGCCTGGGCAGCGCGAACCACGACGAATCCCGTTGGAGCGAACCGGAGAAGTTCGACATCTTCCGGGAACGGAAGTCCCACATCGGGTTCGCCCACGGCGCCCACGTCTGCCTCGGCATGCACCTGGCACGGCTCGAGACCACGAAGATCTTCAACGCCTTGTTCGACGAGTTGCCGGGGCTGCGGCTCGATCCGGACGCGCCGCGCCCTTACATCACCGGGACCATGTTCCGGTCACCCGCGCGTCTCGACGTGGTGTGGGATTGA
- a CDS encoding TetR/AcrR family transcriptional regulator: MTVGRPREFDPETVEDVAMKLFWQRGFDGVSISDVSAATGVNRRGIYAEFGSKDELFRRSLRRYLAGPSAYTVEALTRSTAREVAEAMVHGAADTVSGDIQGCLTVGDGPGLAEFRDETVHGLAERFDHAVADGDLPDVDTSVLARWIAAVCQGIAIQARSGADRAVLHAVADAALRGWPTKTG, encoded by the coding sequence ATGACGGTGGGCCGTCCTCGGGAGTTCGACCCCGAAACGGTCGAGGACGTGGCGATGAAGCTGTTCTGGCAACGCGGGTTCGACGGGGTCTCGATCTCCGATGTGAGCGCTGCGACCGGGGTGAACCGCCGCGGCATCTACGCCGAGTTCGGCTCGAAGGACGAACTGTTCCGCCGGAGCCTGCGGCGCTACTTGGCCGGCCCGAGCGCCTACACGGTCGAGGCGCTGACGCGCTCGACGGCTCGCGAGGTCGCCGAGGCGATGGTGCACGGAGCGGCCGACACCGTCAGCGGCGACATCCAAGGCTGCCTGACCGTCGGCGACGGACCGGGACTCGCCGAGTTCCGCGACGAGACGGTGCACGGACTCGCGGAACGCTTCGACCATGCGGTCGCCGACGGCGACCTACCCGATGTCGACACCTCGGTGCTGGCGCGCTGGATCGCCGCCGTATGTCAGGGGATCGCGATCCAGGCCCGCAGCGGTGCGGACCGTGCCGTGCTGCACGCCGTCGCCGACGCGGCACTGCGGGGCTGGCCGACGAAGACCGGATGA
- a CDS encoding TetR/AcrR family transcriptional regulator encodes MAKRGGTDSERRAQGEQTRRDLVAAGRDLFVRKGYFDTSIGDLVAASGVGTRGAFYHHFKDKSELFRAVFEEVERDLTLRSLATPPKGADPWERLSAGLHGFLESATEPEVQRIMLVDGPVVLGWQTLRTIQEGNSIALINEMVRSAIAEGIIDDLPVTELTHMLVASLEEGAILVAHAKSPARARARAARVLDRMLLSVATEPRKALRR; translated from the coding sequence ATGGCCAAGCGCGGCGGCACCGACTCCGAGCGGCGGGCACAAGGTGAGCAGACCCGCCGCGACCTCGTCGCCGCAGGTCGCGACCTTTTCGTGCGCAAGGGGTACTTCGACACCAGCATCGGCGACCTGGTCGCCGCGTCCGGTGTCGGCACCCGCGGCGCGTTCTATCACCACTTCAAGGACAAGTCGGAACTCTTCCGCGCGGTGTTCGAAGAGGTCGAACGAGACCTCACCCTGCGCTCCCTGGCCACGCCGCCGAAGGGGGCCGACCCGTGGGAACGGCTTTCCGCCGGACTGCACGGCTTCCTCGAATCGGCGACCGAGCCCGAGGTGCAACGCATCATGCTGGTCGACGGGCCCGTCGTCCTGGGATGGCAGACGCTGCGCACGATCCAGGAGGGCAACAGCATCGCGCTGATCAACGAGATGGTCCGCAGTGCGATCGCCGAGGGCATCATCGACGACCTCCCCGTGACGGAGCTGACCCACATGCTCGTCGCATCTCTCGAAGAGGGCGCGATTCTGGTCGCCCATGCCAAGAGCCCCGCCCGGGCCCGGGCCCGGGCGGCACGCGTGCTCGACCGGATGCTGCTCAGCGTCGCCACCGAACCGCGAAAGGCACTAAGGCGGTGA
- a CDS encoding ABC transporter substrate-binding protein, whose product MADNGERAYGSVAPLKVGLLNDYPTRAGTDDDTLDTLRLVFEEAVAAGVVDRPIEVVERHVVGLPNGTYQAVEQGYDELVAQGCLVIFGPYVSDNAVPLAAHADRVAKVPNIILSGSEGALTEWTFALNNGSMPEEPVMLAAVLLGDERARIAIAYEASLIGREYLAFAEKAYSAAGLKVVATVPIPQVEADKAAAVAELAAAEPDALVHVGFGHGLWGFSDALLAAGWDPPRYTTTAFEMAHISAEWMRQLRGWIGLDSYDERNQVGQAFLDRFEERYGRRPAHSMPGLCRDVATVIVRALGAARPLTGEGVRDGIEQVKLVPAASGAPGTFLRFGRYIRQGWLGSDYLIARRVLPDGSGHVFHAAPSENISHAVGAC is encoded by the coding sequence ATGGCGGACAACGGTGAGCGCGCATACGGGTCGGTGGCTCCATTGAAAGTCGGTCTGCTCAACGACTATCCGACCAGGGCGGGTACCGATGACGACACGTTGGACACGCTTCGGCTGGTCTTCGAGGAGGCGGTCGCCGCAGGGGTGGTGGACCGGCCGATCGAGGTGGTCGAGCGCCACGTGGTCGGTCTGCCCAACGGCACCTACCAGGCTGTGGAGCAGGGCTACGACGAGTTGGTCGCGCAGGGTTGTCTGGTGATCTTCGGCCCGTACGTGTCGGACAACGCGGTGCCGCTCGCCGCCCATGCCGACAGAGTGGCCAAGGTCCCGAACATCATCCTGTCCGGGTCGGAGGGCGCGCTGACCGAATGGACGTTCGCCCTCAACAACGGCTCGATGCCCGAGGAGCCGGTGATGCTCGCCGCGGTGCTGCTCGGCGACGAACGAGCACGGATCGCCATCGCCTACGAGGCGTCGCTGATCGGACGGGAGTATCTCGCGTTCGCCGAGAAGGCCTACTCGGCAGCCGGTTTGAAGGTCGTCGCCACGGTGCCGATCCCGCAGGTCGAAGCCGACAAGGCCGCGGCGGTCGCCGAGCTCGCCGCCGCCGAGCCCGACGCGCTGGTGCACGTCGGGTTCGGGCACGGCCTGTGGGGCTTCTCCGACGCCCTGCTGGCCGCCGGCTGGGACCCGCCGCGCTACACCACCACCGCCTTCGAGATGGCCCACATCAGCGCCGAGTGGATGCGGCAGCTGCGCGGCTGGATCGGCCTGGACAGCTACGACGAACGCAACCAGGTCGGGCAGGCGTTCCTGGACCGGTTCGAGGAACGCTACGGCCGCCGGCCGGCGCACTCGATGCCCGGCCTCTGCCGCGATGTGGCCACCGTGATCGTGCGGGCACTCGGGGCGGCGCGGCCGTTGACCGGGGAGGGCGTCAGGGACGGTATCGAGCAGGTGAAACTCGTTCCGGCTGCGAGCGGAGCCCCGGGCACGTTTCTGCGGTTCGGGCGCTACATCCGCCAGGGCTGGTTGGGTTCGGACTACCTGATCGCGCGCCGGGTCCTACCGGACGGCAGCGGCCACGTCTTCCATGCGGCACCGAGCGAGAACATCTCACACGCCGTCGGCGCCTGCTAG
- a CDS encoding aldehyde dehydrogenase family protein: MLIDGKLVDAETGRRFDNINPATEEVLGDTADGTRADMERAVAAARHAFDHTDWSRNGEARAAGIRQLQAALEAEREEIRSELIAEVGCPLLSTFGPQLDVPLKEALTWPADMISEFSWSRTLPDKDAFGMGTVAAREVWKEPIGVVGVVTPWNFPFEIILNKIGPILAMGNTMVLKPAPDTPWNATRIGRIIAEQTDIPPGVINIVTSSDHLVGEVLSTSPLVDMVAFTGSTATGRRIMKAAADTLKPTFLELGGKSVYLVLEDDGDLSASIGGSAFISMHAGQGCAMPTRLLVPNSRYAEAVEIVKVAMEKNKYGDPTDPSVLQGPQVSKRQQDRVMGYIEKGKQEGARLVTGGKIPSHLPKGFFVEPTIFADVDNRMTIAQEEIFGPVLSVIGFDDDDDAVRIANDSIYGLSGVVFAKDLDRAKSVASRIRTGTLGINGGIWYGADAPFGGYKQSGIGRQCGIEGLEIFTETKTVGWPKES, encoded by the coding sequence ATGCTCATCGACGGCAAGCTCGTCGACGCCGAGACCGGCCGCCGATTCGACAACATCAATCCGGCGACCGAGGAGGTGCTGGGCGACACCGCCGACGGCACCCGCGCCGATATGGAACGCGCCGTGGCAGCCGCCCGGCACGCGTTCGATCACACCGACTGGTCGCGCAACGGCGAGGCCAGGGCCGCCGGGATCCGCCAACTGCAGGCCGCACTCGAGGCCGAGCGGGAGGAGATCCGCAGCGAGCTGATCGCCGAAGTGGGCTGCCCGTTGCTGAGTACCTTCGGACCGCAGCTCGACGTGCCGCTCAAGGAGGCACTGACCTGGCCGGCCGACATGATCAGCGAATTCTCCTGGAGCCGAACCCTTCCCGACAAGGACGCGTTCGGCATGGGCACCGTGGCCGCTCGCGAGGTGTGGAAGGAACCCATCGGCGTGGTCGGCGTCGTGACGCCGTGGAACTTCCCGTTCGAGATCATCCTCAACAAGATCGGGCCGATCCTGGCGATGGGCAACACCATGGTGCTCAAACCCGCACCCGACACGCCATGGAACGCCACCCGCATCGGCCGGATCATCGCCGAGCAGACCGATATCCCGCCGGGCGTGATCAACATCGTCACCTCCTCCGACCATCTCGTCGGTGAGGTGCTGTCTACGTCCCCCCTGGTCGACATGGTCGCGTTCACCGGTTCGACCGCGACCGGGCGGCGCATCATGAAGGCCGCCGCCGACACGCTGAAGCCGACGTTCTTGGAGCTCGGCGGTAAATCGGTGTACCTGGTGCTCGAGGACGACGGCGACCTGAGCGCCTCGATCGGCGGCAGCGCGTTCATCTCCATGCACGCCGGGCAGGGCTGCGCCATGCCGACCCGCCTGTTGGTGCCGAACTCCCGGTACGCCGAGGCCGTCGAGATCGTCAAGGTCGCGATGGAGAAGAACAAGTACGGCGATCCCACCGATCCGTCGGTGCTGCAGGGTCCGCAGGTGTCCAAACGCCAGCAGGACCGCGTCATGGGTTATATCGAGAAGGGCAAGCAGGAGGGTGCACGGCTGGTCACCGGCGGCAAGATCCCCAGCCACCTACCGAAGGGCTTCTTCGTGGAGCCGACGATCTTCGCCGACGTGGACAATCGTATGACGATCGCGCAGGAGGAGATCTTCGGCCCGGTGTTGTCGGTGATCGGCTTCGATGACGACGACGACGCGGTGCGCATCGCGAACGACTCGATCTACGGTCTGTCCGGCGTGGTGTTCGCCAAGGACCTGGACCGGGCCAAGTCCGTCGCAAGCCGGATCCGCACCGGAACGCTGGGTATCAATGGCGGCATCTGGTACGGCGCCGATGCCCCGTTCGGCGGTTACAAGCAGTCCGGAATCGGTCGGCAGTGTGGAATCGAGGGCCTGGAGATCTTCACCGAGACCAAGACCGTCGGCTGGCCGAAGGAGTCCTAG
- a CDS encoding NDMA-dependent alcohol dehydrogenase: MKTRAAVLRGVGVDWEVTDVELDPPHAGEVLVKMAYAGICHSDEHFYTGDSVPSAEMEEMMRAAGVPVPEWFPMLGGHEGAGIVEEVGAEVHTLKPGDHVAVSFLPACGNCRWCATGHTYLCDVGADLYSKSMTTDGTCRRHVDGEDLMAMMQVGTFSEYVVASERSLVKINEWVPLEAASLVSCGVTTGFGSGSVAAGTETGDTVVVIGVGGIGMNAVQGAKAAGAKHIVAVDPNEFKREIAPSFGATHTAVDAGAALELVKEITWGVMADRVVLTPGVVPADLVLMAMLLLRKGGTCVLTGMAKISDLTVPLSLPDMVSSCKTLKGVLYGEMNPRDAMPKLLSMYEAGTIKLDELVTQKYKLDDINEAMRDLRAGNNIRGVIAFD; encoded by the coding sequence ATGAAGACCAGAGCCGCCGTACTGCGCGGAGTCGGCGTCGACTGGGAGGTCACCGACGTCGAGCTGGATCCGCCCCATGCGGGTGAGGTGCTCGTCAAGATGGCCTACGCCGGGATCTGCCACTCCGACGAGCACTTCTACACCGGCGACAGCGTGCCGAGCGCGGAGATGGAAGAGATGATGCGGGCAGCCGGCGTCCCGGTGCCCGAATGGTTCCCGATGCTCGGCGGCCATGAGGGTGCGGGAATCGTCGAGGAGGTCGGCGCGGAGGTCCATACCCTCAAACCCGGTGACCACGTGGCAGTTTCGTTTCTGCCGGCATGCGGCAACTGCCGCTGGTGCGCGACCGGCCACACCTATCTCTGCGATGTGGGCGCCGACCTCTACAGCAAGTCCATGACCACCGACGGCACCTGTCGCCGTCATGTGGATGGCGAGGACCTGATGGCGATGATGCAGGTCGGGACCTTCAGCGAGTACGTCGTCGCCTCCGAACGATCCCTGGTGAAGATCAACGAGTGGGTCCCGCTGGAGGCCGCATCACTGGTCTCCTGCGGTGTCACAACCGGTTTCGGGTCGGGTTCGGTGGCCGCGGGTACCGAGACCGGAGACACCGTGGTCGTCATCGGCGTCGGGGGAATCGGCATGAACGCCGTCCAAGGCGCGAAGGCCGCCGGCGCCAAGCACATCGTGGCCGTCGATCCCAACGAGTTCAAACGCGAGATCGCGCCGAGCTTCGGGGCGACGCACACCGCCGTCGACGCCGGTGCGGCACTGGAGCTGGTCAAGGAGATCACCTGGGGCGTCATGGCCGACCGGGTGGTGCTCACGCCGGGCGTGGTTCCCGCGGACCTGGTGCTGATGGCGATGCTGCTGCTGCGCAAGGGCGGTACCTGTGTGCTGACCGGCATGGCGAAGATCAGCGATCTGACGGTCCCGCTGAGCCTGCCCGATATGGTCAGCTCCTGTAAGACGCTCAAAGGCGTGCTCTACGGCGAGATGAATCCCCGCGACGCGATGCCGAAACTGCTCTCGATGTATGAGGCGGGCACCATCAAGCTCGACGAGCTCGTCACCCAGAAGTACAAGCTGGACGATATCAACGAGGCGATGCGAGATCTGCGTGCCGGCAACAACATCCGCGGTGTGATCGCCTTCGACTGA